A region of the Streptococcus suis genome:
TTGTTTAATAACTTACGTCCTCCTAATTTCATAGCACCTGCCGTCATAGTGAGTCCTACACCTGCAGTAGTCACTCCGTTCCGCCCCATTCGTCTAGTAACTCCTTGAACTGTTTTTAGACGCTTCATCGCATTATTAGAAGCCTTATCTTTTAAGTAATTTCCTGCACCTGAAATTCGTCTTGTCACATTATTTGACAACTGAGATACACGATTAGCAGTTAAGATTGACAAAATGAAATCACGTTGTTTCCAAAGAAAATAAAGAACAAGAACTTTTGAAAAAGCTATGAGTAATGGATTGCCTGGAAAAATTGTTGTAATAATTTCATTCAAAAGACTATATAGCCATAAAAACATAATAGAACCCAACGTAAAGAGCCCAGATGCCATAATAAAGCCAAATAGTTTTTTAAAGAAATTAAATAAAATATTTTCTAGAGTTGGTATCATAGATAGAATCGCAATAAATCCAGATAAACCTAACATCAATATAATCATAAGTCGAGTAGAGAAGGATGCCACTGCAAATACATCTAAAATAATACCCATAATCAAACTATCAATCACACTTACAAATGCATATGTAAATTTCTTCCCCCATTGACCTGCAAGCATAGGATAGTTTACCTTATCTTTCTCTCCAACATAATCATAAATATATTTTTCACCAACTTTAAATTCTTTATCCCCAGAATCGTATTTAAGGAGTATTTTTAAATCTTCCTCATTTGGAGAAAACGTGACCTTTCCATCAACCTCTGTCGCTTCTGCATTTAGATACTTGTATGATTCCCATACAGCCATCTTAAAGTACTGATTCAGAACTACACTTGTATCTCCCTGCTTTAAACTAGCAACTTTTGTTTCAGAAAGTCCTGCAATTTCTGTAGTTATTGTATTTATACCTATATAGATATTCTTCAACACATATTGACCATTATCTGCCTTCATGAAAATCGAGCTACTCAAACCAAATACAAGTAATAATTTCAACAATGTTTTTACAAAACTACCATTTTTCACAAAAAAGATATATGCAACATAAAGAGCTATAAAAACGCCAATAAAACTTAATAAGCCAAACTGCCCCCTAGGGGCAAGAGCAGAATAAATCTGTGCTCCAATGTCTAGTGCAATAGTGATATATTTATCAAATCCATCTGTCGTAGACAACTGTTCATAAATTTTGGCACATACAAAGAATATTATTTTAGTAAGCCAAAAAATGGCTTGTACCAGGCTGTTAATCAGATAAGCTGTCTTATCTCCAAAACCAATAAATTCTGATGGAACCCACAATTTACTCGTGTATCTATCTAGCTGTTCTATACCTGTCTTATAAGAAGTATCGTCTGCATAAACAATTTTATTCCCAAATAGAAACAAGGTTGAAATAAATAGTTGAAAAGCTATACATTTTTTCTTCCACTTTTCTCTCATTATTCCTCCTCGTAAAATAAGTTTATGGGGATTTTTCAACCCCAAATTTTTAACAATTGTAATAACATTAACTTGACTATTGCAAGGTTTTCCAGAACAATAGAGTCATGGAATGGACTCACGGTTGTTTCTTTTCCTCCTTGTTGCTTAGACTTCATTTTAAAGTCTGTTACCCAAGCGTTGTTCCTACTTCCAACACACTAACTGTTTCCATTACGCTCACTTCTGTACGTAGTAGCGTACAGGCGGCAGGTGAGCTTGTGATTAGAATTCTCTTATGCGAGGCTGTTGGTCCAACGTGTTTCTGGGGAACCTTACAGTAGTCAAGAAACTTTCCAAATACAAATGAAAGGAGAACTTCCAAATGAAATGTTTTGTCGGTTTAGACGTTAGCTCTACCAAATTAGATGTCTGTATCATGCTTAGTGATACAACAACTCCCTTTACAGCTTCTCTTACCAATGACCTAGTAGGTGCTTCTGAAATCAAGAAACAAATTCTTGAACTCAATGACTCCTATTCATTTGAACGCATCGTCATTGGTATGGAAGCCACCAGTCTCTACAGCTTTCACCCTGCCATGTTCTTTCATGAAGACAGCGACTTGAAAGCTCTAAAGGTTGAGGTCATGGTCGAACAGCCCAATAAGATTAAGAAATACCGGGAAGCCTTTGAAGAAAACAAGAATGATACCCTTGATGCCTTCTATATTGCCGATTATTTCCGTATCGAGCGATTCTCACCTGCTTTTCTCAAGGAAGAGAAATACATGGCGCTCCAGCACTTGACCAGAACCAGGCTTCAACTCATTGAGCAGTTGACCAAGACCAAGCAGCACTTTATTGAGAATATCTACTACAAGTGCAATACCTTATCAACTGAAATCAAGAATGAGAACCTCTCAACCAATCTCTGGTCTAGCACAATCATCTCTCTTATGACAGAAGACTACTCCCTAGACGAATTAGCCACTATTGCTCTCGAAGATCTGGCAGAATTTCTCCAGAAACTAGGAAGAGGACGATTCAAAGCTCCTGAAAAGCTAGCGAAAGCTATTCAAGCGGCCATTCGTGGTTCTTATCGTCTCTCTAAACTCCAACAGGATTCTGTCAATGTCATTCTTGGGCTATTAGCTCGAGAAATCAGAAATCTGGAACAAATGATTAAGGATATTGATAAAGCTATTGAAGACATGGTAGAAGTCATTCCCGAATACCAGTGTTTAACTTCTGTGCCTGGTGTTGGTAAAGTTTACGCTGCAGGAATTATCGCTGAAATTGGACAGATTGAGCGATTTAAAGATCATCCTCAAGTCGCTAAATATGCAGGATTGAATTGGAAACAGTATCAATCTGGGAACACTAACTCTCAAAATACGGAACTTGTAAAACGAGGCAATCGCTATCTTCGCTATTACTTGGTTGAAGCCGCCAACTCGGTGAGGCGACATGACAGTGAGTATCAAACCTTTTACATGAAGAAGTATCAAGAAGTTCCTAAACATCAACACAAACGAGCCATCGTCTTAACCGCTAGAAAATTTGTGCGTCTGGTGGATGCGCTACTACGCAACCGCCAACTCTATACGCCACCAAGGAGGCTTATGGAAGATAAGTGATTATCGGCACATGTCCTTGGATAAGCTGGCGAAAAAAGCGTTTTTCGCTAGGTGTTTTTAGTGCACCCTTTTGTCTAGAAAATCATCTAAAAATTAATCAACTTTCTATTGACTTTTTACCACTAGACTCTATGCAACTGACTGAAGTTTAGTTTCAACAGTATCAAAGAGTTCTGCAATCTCAGGAAACATACCATCAACCGTGATACGTTCTTTCCGTCCAAAGGTATCGAAATAGATACATTGACCTGTCGTCATGTTCCCTATCCAAGAACGTGTCTCTTTCGTTTTTACAATCTTTAAGTAATCCAAAACAGCATCAATTTCTGTTTTTTCCAAAAATGCAAAAACTGTACCGAATCCTGTTGAATCATCCGTCGTCGCTAAATCATGCACAGATTGAGTGATATAAACCATGAAGTTATTGAATGAGCGTCCAATACGTTTCAATTCCATCAGAATAGAACGACCCACTGAAGTAGAATTGAAAAACCAGGCTTCATCAAAAAATAAGATAGTCTCTTCTGACTTATCCCTTTCGCCAAATCGTTTGCAGAAATAACCAAGTGCATACATGACCGTCAATGATTTTTGTTGAGTCTTAGTCAATTCATGATTGGTGCCTGCTTTAGGTAAGTCCAATCCAGTAATTTCTAAGATAGTGACCTTATTATCTAGACTAATAGAATCATTTTGACCATCAGAAAAGCATAATGAAAGAATCGAGTTCTTTACAATACGCTCTAGCAACTTTCCTGCGTTACGTGTTTCTTGTTCTTGACTTTCAGACTGCATATCTTCAAAAACATGTTGCATTCCGACCTTTTGACCTTCTGCACGTTTCTTCATGATTTTATCAATAGACTCTAAATATCCAGCTTGAACGATTGGATTGTTATCTTTTCCAAGTAAGCTATCAATCATTGAATCAGCCAAGTCAACGGCTTCCGCTCCTGTCAAAAATACAATAGGATCTAATACACCATAATTTTCCGGATTTTTAGCATCCAAAGTCACAAAATCAATTGACTCAATATAGCGTTGCAAACTTTCATTCGTTTTATTGTCCCTATGTTTTTCAAGTACTTTCTGGTATTGTTTTCGCATTTCAGCTTTTGGGTCTATATATAAAATCTTTGATTTTAACATAGAATGATACGTAAATAATAACTTTGTCAGAAACGATTTCCCAGTTCCTGTCTCCCCAATAATTGCAACATGAGGATTATTAGTAACTTTACCATCTACCTTTAACTTATTTGCTTGTAATAAGTTTGTATAAACAGGATTGTTGCTAGATTGAATAGCTGTTTGATAATCTCCCTGCCACGATGCAATTTGATTATCTACACGTCCAATATAAAAACCTACATCAGTCCCTACTTTTCGAGTAATAAAAAAGAGGTTCTCACAAAATGCCTCCAATGTCATTGACTGTATAAAGTTTTTATCTGCAGTATCTAGTACATTTCCAATCATATTCTTATAAAACAAATATAATTGATCTGCATTCGCACGAACAACACCTATTCCCATCTGATTCAAATGACTTGATAAAATTTCAAATCGCGACTTTATATCCTCAATAGATTCCCCTGTAATAATCAAAGTATTGAGATACGAAACCATAGGCTCGTCTTCATCAAATCGTTCCTGAATATCTTCTAAAAGGAAGCGACTACGGATAACAGAAGTCTTTTGAACGGTGTCAGTTTCGTCGGCTTCTTCCATTGTATTTTTCAATCGTTGACGAGCCCTGGTAGCCTTACCAAGTAAACTGAAAACTCCTTTAGGTAAACTGAACTGAGTCAAATAACTTACCTCTACTGGAAATGGCAAGGTTTGAATTTCTTCTTGTAAATGGATATAAGACACGTTTTCTGGCAATTTATCCAATGGCAACATAGCTATATAAGATGCCTTATCAAAGTTACTCAATTTCATCACATTCACATGCTCAAACTCAACATTTACGTCATCAAGATTTTCAATGGATGATTCTACCATTTCTATTTCAAAATCCTTCTCATATTCCATTCCACGCAAATATTGAAGTCGATTGATAAAGATATTCTCTTCAGTATCAAGAGGTCGTGCTTCTAGCAAGCTTACTGCATTATCCAGCACTTCTTTTTGATTTTTATACTTATCATACCAATTAACAGGCAAAGCTTCTCCAAATCCAAAATATGACAAAGCTTTATTTCTAACCGTTTGATAAGATTGATTCAGTACTGATTTTAAATCCACCGATACATGTATTGACTTCAATGGTACTACTAAATAATACTTATATTCAAACACCTCTCTAAGTGATGATTTTAAGTTATACACCATGCTATTTAAAACTTCATCAGCTAATTCATTTATTGGACTTTCCCAATCAATATCCAATGATAATTTATAAAACTTACTCAACAATTCCTGATTAACTGGTATCATACGTATATTGAAATCATTATAAGTACGTAAATTTGACAAAGCTGAAAATACCAATTGTTTAAAATCTTCTTTTGCTTCATCATCAACCGAATTAATAACTTTAGATGGTATACGATAAATTGCTGAAACACTACCATCCTTTTTTAAAATAAGGTTATCATGAATATCCCAAATTGCTGACTGTCTAACTTGATCATCAACACCAATTGTTGTTAATAGACTCATTTCTCACCCATCTTTCTTGGAATAGGTTTAGTGTAAACCTGTCCCTTATTTATATACTGACTTTTCGATTTTTGACCGTGATTAAAATAGAACAATAGATAATCTTTTATATAGATAACTACACTTTTCCCATCTAATACCATCTCAGATAGAAAGGCAGAGGCATTTAATGATAACATTGTAATGCCTATCCCTCTCAAACCTATAGGAAATGATGAAAACAGTTTATCAAGCAATATCCACAATAACCCAAAAATCAGAATGAAATATACAACTCTTGAAAATTTGATTGGTTGTTTCAATGAAAAGTCATCATTAAATTTCTGAATCCAATATGGCTGACTCAAAGCTTGTTTATAAGAATACAGTTTCTTATCTTCACGCTTTTCTGTTTCTTTCATATCCTATCCTTTCTTAAAAAGCACGGCCAAAAATATTAGCAACCCAATCGAATACTGTTGTTGGGTTCTTCACAAAATAATAAGCAGCTCCACCTAACAAGATTGCCATCACTGCATTCCCAATTTTTTGTTCTTTAACTGCATTAATAGCTTTCCATGATGCAAAACCTGCAATAATCCATACAGCAACATCCGTCACAAACCAATCAAACAATGCCTTCATTTATCTTCTCCTATTTACTATAGTTCACTGGAATCACATGTTCCAACTTTTCTACAAAAAAGCTTCCATCATCTTTTTCTTTAATATAAAATGTAAAATTCTCACTATGAGTTGTTCCTGCAATCTCAAACGTTGCTTGAACATAAGCCATAATATTTCCATCAGTACCAATTTTAAAATATGTATAATCAAGTGACTTAAAAATTTCCCCATTAACGGATTTGACTCCTTTGGAAATAACATCTAAGTTCTCCTGACTGGTAGTATAGTTATTAAAGAATAGATTAATGAATGACGTAAGTGTTTCTCTATCTTCATCAGTCACATCATCGGCATCTGCTAAAACTAATACCGCTTCCTTACTTACTTCACGGGCTTTCAAATCATTAACAGCTTGAAAAAACGGTAAACCTGAAACATAATATTGACCATCCTTACCACCGTAAGGAACACCGAACAAAACTGTCACACGTTGTTTATTATCCGAACCTGTTTCATAAGTAACACGGTAAACTGCAATATTATCTTTTATTTCCATTAATTTTGACTGCACCAATGTTGTCGGAAGTTTTGACTGACCCTGTGTTCGTACTTCTGGCTCTGAATTATAGAACTTTGCTAATTCTTCTGCCTGTTCCAATTGTTTGGTGGTATCCTCGCTAACTGAAAAATATGCTAAGATATAACTTTCTAAAAAAGCATGTAAACGATAATCTACATCATCCGTTTTTACTTGTTCAACTGCAATAGGAGTAACAATTTCATCTTTCCTTATAGAATTACTAATACCCAAATATAGCACCAGCGGAACAATCACTAAAATAGCCATCAGTCCAAATAGAAAATAACTATCCATTCGTTTCTGACTTATCATTTTCACTTCCAACTTCTCTTTTTTCTTTCGCACAGGCAAAAAATTAAAAGAGATTTTTTTCTTTTTTGTCTCCATTTCTCTCCTTACTACTTAAAAACATTTGCAACATAATTACCATTAATAAAGACCTCTATTCGTGAAAGACTAAAGGTTCCTTTTTTGAAATAACAGAATAGGCACTCAAATCGTTCATTCTCATTTTCAAAAACTCTATGAGTTCGCATCATACTGCCAACAGAAAGTTTTTCTAACATTTGCTTATTCTCTTCCAAATATATTGAAACAAATTTGCATACCTTAGCCGATAGTAAACCCGTATCTGGAACTAACATTTCAACTTGCATCTTTATCTACTCTCCAATAAAAACCTCTACTTGTATTTAATAAATCTCCACGATCAATAAAGGCATACATAAAATTAACCCAAGATTTTGTCTGAAAGAAGATTTTTACCAATACATCACTATCATAATAATCAGCAACCTTTGACATGGTCTCTACTTCATCCTTTGATAGAAATGTATACCGATTAGACAATATTTCAGAAAAAGCTACTCGTTTTTTTAACAAGTAGCTTACCAAATATGCATCTCCTTCATAAACATCATTTACCAATTTCAATAAACGATATGCTTCTGGCAAGGATATGTTGCAATCAACAGCCCAATCATCTATACGAACAATTATCAATGTAGAATGATAATCATGTCCGTACTCGACCATACGTTGGCGAATATCTTCTTCACTGAATCGTGCTAAATCAATCAATTTTGGTAAAGTATGCCCAATGCCTTTGTCATGGAAACGAACTTTTACCAACATTATTTAATCAATCCTCTCTAAAAGTCGATTCGCTTCATCTAAATCATATAAAGTTGCTCTTCCTTCAGATAATAAAACATTTCCGTTTATTTTCAAAATCTCGACCTCATCATCATAAGAACAAGAATGACCAATCCTACTCAATTGACCGAAGTATAATGGCAACTTAAACCAAGCTCTCTGACCATTAGAAGGATTTTTAATCAAAATATCTGCCATATTTCATTACCCATCTAAAATGAACGAATGTATTCTTCTGCAACTTCATTGTAAGCAGGAATATCCCCTACCAGGTCAAATGCAGTCCCTTTTTCCAGAAATTCTGCATCAACCATTTCTTCCAAATCCTTTTGCATTTCAGAACACATTTCAGCATAGGTTAACTCACGCAACGTTTCATGGTTCCTATCCATTGAATAGAAGCATTTCTCATCTGAACGAGCATAGTCTCTTTGATATAATTTCACAGCCATTTAACTACACCTCTCTATTGAACTTCTAAATATCCATACGAACTAAATCCACCTTGATTATTAATATCAAGGTCTCGTCCGTATGCTTCATAATCAAAATACGACTCCAAAGTATCTTTAGATAGATTAGATATACCAATATCATCAACATAATGATGACCTAAATCACGTTGAGAGTTCACTTCCGGCAAAAGAATGCATTTATCAAAGAAATCTTCACCTTCACGAACAAATTCTTTTGCATGATATCCTAACATCTCATTGACTGCAAGTACCAAATCATCATCTACATCT
Encoded here:
- a CDS encoding antirestriction protein gives rise to the protein MELICTFRDVKRWATVTVDCPISYEELKSRMGLNDSQELEYIVIDSTNDLVGENDSLDLINKFAEMVEDVDDDLVLAVNEMLGYHAKEFVREGEDFFDKCILLPEVNSQRDLGHHYVDDIGISNLSKDTLESYFDYEAYGRDLDINNQGGFSSYGYLEVQ
- a CDS encoding conjugal transfer protein; this encodes MSLLTTIGVDDQVRQSAIWDIHDNLILKKDGSVSAIYRIPSKVINSVDDEAKEDFKQLVFSALSNLRTYNDFNIRMIPVNQELLSKFYKLSLDIDWESPINELADEVLNSMVYNLKSSLREVFEYKYYLVVPLKSIHVSVDLKSVLNQSYQTVRNKALSYFGFGEALPVNWYDKYKNQKEVLDNAVSLLEARPLDTEENIFINRLQYLRGMEYEKDFEIEMVESSIENLDDVNVEFEHVNVMKLSNFDKASYIAMLPLDKLPENVSYIHLQEEIQTLPFPVEVSYLTQFSLPKGVFSLLGKATRARQRLKNTMEEADETDTVQKTSVIRSRFLLEDIQERFDEDEPMVSYLNTLIITGESIEDIKSRFEILSSHLNQMGIGVVRANADQLYLFYKNMIGNVLDTADKNFIQSMTLEAFCENLFFITRKVGTDVGFYIGRVDNQIASWQGDYQTAIQSSNNPVYTNLLQANKLKVDGKVTNNPHVAIIGETGTGKSFLTKLLFTYHSMLKSKILYIDPKAEMRKQYQKVLEKHRDNKTNESLQRYIESIDFVTLDAKNPENYGVLDPIVFLTGAEAVDLADSMIDSLLGKDNNPIVQAGYLESIDKIMKKRAEGQKVGMQHVFEDMQSESQEQETRNAGKLLERIVKNSILSLCFSDGQNDSISLDNKVTILEITGLDLPKAGTNHELTKTQQKSLTVMYALGYFCKRFGERDKSEETILFFDEAWFFNSTSVGRSILMELKRIGRSFNNFMVYITQSVHDLATTDDSTGFGTVFAFLEKTEIDAVLDYLKIVKTKETRSWIGNMTTGQCIYFDTFGRKERITVDGMFPEIAELFDTVETKLQSVA
- a CDS encoding conjugal transfer protein: MKETEKREDKKLYSYKQALSQPYWIQKFNDDFSLKQPIKFSRVVYFILIFGLLWILLDKLFSSFPIGLRGIGITMLSLNASAFLSEMVLDGKSVVIYIKDYLLFYFNHGQKSKSQYINKGQVYTKPIPRKMGEK
- a CDS encoding IS110 family transposase — protein: MKCFVGLDVSSTKLDVCIMLSDTTTPFTASLTNDLVGASEIKKQILELNDSYSFERIVIGMEATSLYSFHPAMFFHEDSDLKALKVEVMVEQPNKIKKYREAFEENKNDTLDAFYIADYFRIERFSPAFLKEEKYMALQHLTRTRLQLIEQLTKTKQHFIENIYYKCNTLSTEIKNENLSTNLWSSTIISLMTEDYSLDELATIALEDLAEFLQKLGRGRFKAPEKLAKAIQAAIRGSYRLSKLQQDSVNVILGLLAREIRNLEQMIKDIDKAIEDMVEVIPEYQCLTSVPGVGKVYAAGIIAEIGQIERFKDHPQVAKYAGLNWKQYQSGNTNSQNTELVKRGNRYLRYYLVEAANSVRRHDSEYQTFYMKKYQEVPKHQHKRAIVLTARKFVRLVDALLRNRQLYTPPRRLMEDK